From Panthera uncia isolate 11264 chromosome E1, Puncia_PCG_1.0, whole genome shotgun sequence, one genomic window encodes:
- the SRRM2 gene encoding serine/arginine repetitive matrix protein 2 isoform X9, with protein sequence MDLILQQEGWQLDLKRNSLGWKDLQRVPSPTPAPKEAVREGRPPEPTPAKRKRRSSSSSSSSSSSSSSSSSSSSSSSSSSSSSSSSSSSSSSTSSSPSPAKPGPQALPKPASPKKPPPGERRSRSPRKPIDSLRDSRSLSYSPAERRRPSPQPSPRDQQSSSERGSRRGQRGDSRSPGHKRRRETPSPRPVRHRSSRSP encoded by the exons ATGGACTTAATTTTACAGCAGGAGGGATGGCAGTTAGACCTCAAGAGGAACTCCCTGGGCTGGAAGGATCTTCAGAG ggtccccagccccaccccggcccccaaGGAGGCTGTTCGAGAGGGACGTCCTCCGGAGCCGACCCCGGCCAAGCGGAAGAGGCGCTCCAGTAGCTCCAgttccagctcctcctcctcctcttcctcctcctcctcctcttcctcctcctcctcttcctcctcctcctcctcctcctcttcgtcctcctcttcctcctctacttcttcgtccccctcccccgctaaGCCTGGCCCTCAGGCCTTGCCCAAACCTGCAAGCCCCAAGAAGCCACCCCCCGGCGAGCGGAG GTCCCGTAGTCCCCGGAAGCCAATAGATTCCCTCCGAGATTCTCGGTCCCTCAGCTACTCGCCTGCGGAGCGCCGCCGCCCTTCGCCTCAGCCCTCGCCACGGGACCAGCAGAG TAGCAGCGAGCGGGGTTCCCGCAGAGGCCAGCGTGGGGACAGCCGCTCCCCTGGCCACAAGCGCAGGAGGGAGACACCCAGCCCCCGCCCCGTGCGGCACCGCTCGTCCAG GTCTCCTTGA
- the SRRM2 gene encoding serine/arginine repetitive matrix protein 2 isoform X1: MASAPAQSAAGRTTVPGGPRDARGCVLTRFVGRADVQRGPGGVRVAQSEPAAAPEEATRRLCRLSQADRRGEAAAPGPEGLGSVSSGSTSPPRRRRAEAAAAAAGERERWCPPGHGAMYNGIGLPTPRGSGTNGYVQRNLSLVRGRRGERPDYKGEEELRRLEAALVKRPNPDILDHERKRRVELRCLELEEMMEEQGYEEQQIQEKVATFRLMLLEKDVNPGGKEETPGQRPAVTETHQLAELNEKKNERLRAAFGISDSYVDGSSFDPQRRAREAKQPAPEPPKPYSLVRESSSSRSPTPKQKKKKKKKDRGRRSESSSPRRERKKSSKKKKHRSESESKKRKHRSPTPKSKRKSKDKKRKRSRSTTPAPKSRRAHRSTSADSASSSDTSRSRSRSAAAKTHTITLTGRSPSPVSGRRGEGDAPSKEQGTTNTGQPSSPEPSTKQPSSPHEDKDKDKEKSAIRPSPSPERSSAGPEPPAPTPLLAEQHGSSPQPLATTTLSQEPVNPPSEASPTRGRSPPKSPEKPPQSSSESCPPSPQPTKVSRHASSSPESPKPAPAPGSRREISSSPASKSRSHGRAKRDKSHSHTPSRRVGRSRSPTTTKRGRSRSRTPTKRGHSRSRSPQWRRSRSAQRWGRSRSPQRRGRSRSPQRPGWSRSRNTQRRGRSRSARRGRSHSRSPAARGRSRSRTPARRARSRSRTPARRRSRSRTPARRRSRSRTPARRGRSRSRTPARRRSRTRSPVRRRSRSRSPARRSGRSRSRTPARRRSRSRTPARRGRSRSRTPARRGRSRSRTPVRRGRSRSRTPARRRSRSRSLVRRGRSHSRTPQRRGRSGSSSERKNKSRASQRRSRSNSSPEMKKSRVSSRRSRSLSSPRSKAKSRLSLRRSLSGSSPCPKQKSRTPPRRSRSGSSQPKAKSRTPPRRSRSGSSPPSNQKSKTPSRQSCSSSSPQPKVKSGTPPRQGSVTSPQANEQSATPQIQSRSESSPDPEVKSMTPSRHSCSGSSPPRVKSSTPPRGSRSGSSSPQPKVKAVMSPVQSHSGSSSPSPSRVTSKTPPRQSRSESPCSKMESRLLQRHSRSRSSSPDTKVKPGTPPRRSHSGSTSPCPKVKPQTPSGHSLCGSKSPCSQEKSKDLPAQSSGSFSLCPGVKSTTPPGEMYFVSSSLQQKGQSQTSPDPRSDTSSPDMKRSHSESPSLQSKSHTPLKGGRSRSSSPVTELTPRSPPRPDRSELSSLRLKSGMSPEQSKSQSDSFPYPAMDSKSLLGQSRLEPSESKEKTGLLLQEDITVSSPGPRDKSSPFPVQDKSESSPVLRETPKTPSRERGGVGSSPDTKDQSTSAKPSQDEELMDVEKSEESSNQVLSHLSPELKEMAGGNFESSPEIEERPVSLTLDQSQSQTSLEAEVPAVASTWSGPHFSPEHKELSNSSPRENSFGSPLEFRNSGPVAEMNAGFSPEVKEDLNGSFPNQLETDPFVDMKEQSTRSSRRSSSELSPDAVEKAGMSSNQSVSSPVLDAVPRTPSRERSSSASPELKDGLPRTPSRRSRSGSSPGLRDGSGTPSRHSLSGSSPGMKDIPRTPSRGRSECDSSPEPKALPQTPRPRSRSPSSPELNNKCLTPQRERSGSESSVEQKTMARTPLGQRSRSGSSQELDGKPGASPQERSESDSSPDSKAKTRVPLRERSRSGSSPEVDSKARPSPRRSRSGSSPEVKEKLRVAPRAQSGSDSSPEPKAPALRALPRRSRSGSSSKGRGPSPDGSSSSESSPEHPPKSRTARRSSRSSPEPKTKSRTPPRRRSSRSSPELTRKARLSRRSRSASSSPETRSRTPPRRRRSPSVSSPEPAEKSRSSRRRRSASSPRAKTTSRRGRSPSPKPRGLQRSRSRSRREKTRTTRRRDRSGSSQSTSRRRQRSRSRSRVTRRRRGGSGYHSRSPARQESSRTSSRRRRGRSRTPPASRKRSRSRTSPAPWKRSRSRASPATHRRSRSRTPLVSRRRSRSRTSPVSRRRSRSRTSVTRRRSRSRASPVSRRRSRSRTPPVTRRRSRSRTPTRRRSRSRTPPVTRRRSRSRTPPVTRRRSRSRTSPIARRRSRSRTSPVTRRRSRSRTSPVTRRRSRSRTSPVTRRRSRSRTPPAIRRRSRSRTPLLPRKRSRSRSPLAIRRRSRSRTPRTTRGKRSLTRSPPAIRRRSASGSSSDRSRSATPPATRNHSGSRTPPVALNSSRMSCFSRPSMSPTPLDRCRSPGMLEPLGSSRTPMSVLQQAGGSMMDGPGPRIPDHPRTSVPENHAQSRIALALTAISLGTARPPPSMSAAGLAARMSQVPAPVPLMSLRTAPAASLASRIPAASAAAMNLAGARTPAIPTAVNLADSRTPAAAAAMNLASPRTAVAPSAVNLADPRTPTAPAVNLAGARTPAALAALSLTGSGTPPTAANYPSSSRTAQAAAPANLVGPRSAHATAPVNIASSRTPPAMAPASLTSARMAPALSGANLTSPRVPLTAYERVSGRTSPPLLDRARSRTPPGGPGSRTPPSALSQSRMTSERAPSPSRMVQASSQCVLPPAQDRPRSPVPSAFSDQSRALLAQTTPVAGSQSLSSGTVAKTTSSAGDHNGMLSGPVPGVSHPEGGETPASTGAQQPSALATLQPAKERRSSSSSSSSSSSSSSSSSSSSSSSSSGSSSSDSEGSSLPAQPEVALKRVPSPTPAPKEAVREGRPPEPTPAKRKRRSSSSSSSSSSSSSSSSSSSSSSSSSSSSSSSSSSSSSSTSSSPSPAKPGPQALPKPASPKKPPPGERRSRSPRKPIDSLRDSRSLSYSPAERRRPSPQPSPRDQQSSSERGSRRGQRGDSRSPGHKRRRETPSPRPVRHRSSRSP, encoded by the exons GAGCGGTGGTGCCCCCCCGGGCACGGGGCCATGTACAACGGGATCGGGCTGCCGACGCCCCGGGGCAGCGGCACCAACGGCTACGTCCAGCGCAACCTGTCCCTGGTGCGAGGCCGCCGGGGTGAGCGGCCTGACTACAAGGGAGAGGAGGAACTGCGGCGCCTGGAGGCTGCCCTGGTGAAGCGGCCTAATCCTGACATCCTGGACCACGAGCGCAAGCGGCGCGTGGAGCTGCGATGCCTCGAGCTGGAGGAGATGATGgaagagcaggg GTACGAGGAACAGCAAATTCAGGAAAAAGTGGCTACCTTTCGACTCATGTTGCTGGAGAAGGATGTGAAccctgggggaaaggaagagaccCCAGGGCAGAGGCCAGC gGTAACTGAGACTCACCAGTTGGCAGaactgaatgagaaaaagaatgagcGACTCCGTGCAGCCTTTGGTATCAGTGATTCCTATGTAGATGGCAGCTCTTTTGATCCTCAGCGACGTGCTCGAGAAGCTAAACAACCAGCTCCAGAGCCTCCCAAACCTTACAG CCTTGTCCGGGAGTCCAGCAGTTCTCGCTCACCAACcccaaagcaaaagaagaagaaaaagaagaaagatagagGACG CAGGTCAGAGAGCAGCTCTCCTCGACgagagaggaagaagagttcTAAGAAGAAGAAGCACAG GTCAGAATCTGAATCCAAAAAACGGAAGCATAG GTCTCCCACTCCAAAGAGCAAACGTAAATCTAAGGACAAGAAGCGGAAGCG GTCTCGTAGTACAACACCAGCCCCCAAGAGCCGCCGGGCCCACCGTTCAACGTCTGCTGACTCTGCTTCCTCTTCCGATACTTCCCGCAGTCG GTCTCGAAGTGCGGCAGCAAAGACCCATACAATTACCTTGACTGGGCGAAGTCCTTCCCCTGTTTCAGGGCGTCGAGGGGAGGGAGATGCACCTTCTAAGGAACAAGGTACCACCAACACAGGGCAGCCAAGCAGCCCAGAGCCCTCTACAAAGCAGCCTAGCAGTCCTCATgaggacaaagacaaagacaaggaG AAATCTGCAATTCGACCTAGCCCCTCTCCGGAAAGGAGCAGCGCAGGCCCAGAACCACCTGCTCCCACTCCGCTCCTTGCTGAGCAACATGGCAGCTCCCCACAACCCCTTGCAACAACCACCTTAAGTCAGGAGCCAGTGAACCCCCCATCTGAGGCTTCCCCAACCCGGGGCCGTTCACCACCTAAGTCTCCTGAGAAACCTCCCCAGTCGTCTTCAGAGAGCTGCCCACCATCCCCTCAACCTACCAAAGTTTCTCGACATGCCAGCTCTTCCCCTGAAAGTCCTAAACCTGCACCAGCTCCTGGGTCCCGCCGAGAGATTTCTTCTTCTCCCGCATCCAAGAGTCGCTCACATGGCCGAGCAAAGCGGGATAAGTCACATTCTCATACCCCTTCTCGAAGAGTGGGGAGGTCCCGTAGCCCTACCACCACTAAGAGGGGGCGATCTCGGTCTCGAACCCCTACCAAAAGAGGTCATTCTAGGTCCCGGTCCCCTCAGTGGCGTAGGTCCCGGTCTGCACAGAGGTGGGGACGGTCCAGAAGCCCTCAGCGACGTGGTCGCTCTAGGTCTCCTCAGCGACCAGGCTGGTCTAGAAGCAGAAATACCCAGAGAAGAGGCAGGTCTAGATCAGCAAGGCGAGGCAGGTCTCATTCTAGATCCCCAGCCGCTAGGGGCAGATCTCGTTCTAGAACGCCAGCCCGCCGGGCTAGATCTCGCTCTAGAACGCCTGCCAGGCGGAGATCACGATCCAGAACACCTGCCAGGCGTAGGTCCCGCTCTAGAACACCAGCCCGGAGAGGCAGGTCTCGCTCTAGGACACCTGCTAGGCGCAGATCTAGGACCCGATCGCCAGTACGACGGAGGTCTCGTAGCAGATCACCAGCCAGGAGAAGTGGCAGGTCACGCTCTAGAACTCCAGCCAGACGTCGGTCACGCTCTAGAACACCAGCCAGGAGAGGGAGGTCTCGGTCTAGGACACCGGCAAGACGAGGACGATCTCGGTCTAGGACACCCGTAAGACGAGGACGATCTCGGTCTAGGACACCAGCAAGACGAAGATCTCGTAGTAGAAGTCTAGTTAGACGAGGAAGATCTCATTCTAGAACACCACAAAGAAGAGGCAGGTCTGGTTCATCATCAGAGCGGAAGAACAAATCCAGAGCATCACAGAGGAGGAGCAGGTCCAACTCAAGCCCGGAAATGAAAAAATCTCGAGTTTCTTCAAGACGGAGCAGGTCTCTCTCTTCACCGCGGTCCAAAGCAAAATCTCGCTTGTCTTTGAGGCGAAGCCTTTCGGGATCCTCTCCGTGTCCGAAACAAAAGTCTCGGACACCACCAAGGCGCAGTCGCTCTGGATCATCCCAGCCGAAAGCTAAATCTAGAACACCACCAAGGCGAAGTCGTTCTGGTTCTTCTCCTCCTTCTAACCAGAAATCTAAAACACCTTCAAGACAGAGTTGTTCCAGTTCATCTCCTCAACCTAAAGTGAAGTCTGGAACACCACCAAGGCAAGGGTCTGTAACAAGTCCCCAGGCAAATGAACAATCTGCGACACCACAAATACAGAGCCGTTCAGAATCATCACCTGACCCTGAGGTGAAATCTATGACCCCTTCAAGACATAGCTGCTCTGGGTCCTCTCCTCCTAGAGTGAAATCTAGCACCCCTCCAAGAGGGAGCCGCTCTGGATCGTCATCTCCACAACCCAAAGTGAAGGCAGTAATGTCACCAGTCCAAAGTCATTCTGGCTCCTCTTCTCCAAGTCCTAGTAGGGTAACCTCTAAAACACCGCCAAGGCAAAGCAGATCAGAGTCTCCTTGCTCCAAGATGGAATCTAGATTGTTGCAGAGACACAGCCGTTCTAGGTCCTCTTCACCAGATACCAAAGTGAAACCTGGAACACCACCAAGACGAAGTCACTCAGGGTCTACTTCACCATGCCCTAAAGTTAAGCCCCAAACTCCATCAGGGCACAGTCTTTGTGGATCTAAGTCCCCATGTTCCCAAGAGAAGTCTAAAGACTTACCAGCACAAAGTTCtggatccttctctctctgtccaggAGTAAAGTCTACCACACCACCAGGAGAAATGTATTTTGTCTCCTCTTCTCTGCAACAGAAAGGACAATCACAGACTTCACCAGACCCTAGATCTGATACTTCAAGTCCAGACATGAAACGGAGTCACTCTGAGTCTCCGTCTCTGCAGAGCAAATCTCACACACCTCTTAAGGGTGGCCGGTCCAGGTCTTCATCTCCAGTCACTGAGCTGACACCCAGATCTCCACCAAGACCAGACAGAAGTGAATTGTCAAGTCTTAGGCTAAAATCTGGAATGTCTCCTGAGCAGAGCAAGTCTCAGTCTGACTCTTTCCCATATCCTGCCATGGACTCTAAATCTCTTTTGGGGCAGAGTAGATTGGAGCCTTCTGagtcaaaagagaaaacaggcttACTCCTTCAGGAAGATATTACTGTGTCATCTCCTGGACCAAGAGACAAATCTAGTCCTTTCCCAGTGCAGGATAAATCTGAGTCCTCACCAGTACTCAGAGAGACACCTAAAACCCCATCAAGGGAAAGAGGTGGTGTTGGGTCATCCCCAGATACAAAAGACCAAAGTACGTCAGCTAAGCCAAGCCAAGATGAGGAATTAATGGACGTCGAGAAATCTGAAGAATCCTCAAACCAGGTCCTCTCTCATTTGTCTCCAGAACTTAAAGAAATGGCTGGAGGTAATTTTGAATCCTCACCTGAAATAGAAGAAAGACCTGTGTCTTTGACTCTTGACCAAAGCCAGTCACAGACTTCTTTGGAAGCAGAAGTCCCTGCAGTGGCCTCAACTTGGAGTGGGCCACATTTTTCTCCAGAGCATAAAGAGCTGTCTAATTCCTCCCCGAGGGAGAATAGCTTTGGATCACCTTTAGAATTTAGAAACTCAGGCCCTGTTGCAGAAATGAATGCTGGGTTTTCTCCTGAGGTTAAAGAAGATTTGAATGGATCTTTTCCTAATCAGCTGGAGACAGATCCATTTGTAGACATGAAAGAACAATCCACCAGGTCCTCCAGACGCAGCAGTTCTGAGTTATCGCCAGATGCAGTGGAAAAAGCAGGAATGTCTTCAAATCAGAGTGTTTCTTCGCCAGTGCTTGATGCTGTACCCAGAACACCATCGAGGGAAAGAAGTAGCTCTGCATCTCCTGAACTGAAAGACGGTTTACCCAGAACCCCCTCAAGGAGAAGCAGGTCTGGGTCTTCTCCAGGACTTAGAGATGGGTCTGGGACTCCCTCGAGGCACAGTTTATCTGGGTCCTCTCCTGGAATGAAAGATATACCTAGAACACCGTCTAGGGGGAGAAGTGAATGTGATTCTTCTCCAGAACCAAAAGCTTTGCCCCAGACTCCTAGGCCAAGGAGTCGTTCTCCATCATCTCCAGAGCTCAACAACAAGTGTCTTACCCCCCAGAGAGAACGAAGTGGGTCAGAGTCATCAgttgaacagaagaccatggctaGGACTCCTCTTGGACAGAGAAGTCGATCTGGGTCTTCTCAAGAACTTGATGGGAAGCCCGGTGCATCCCCTCAAGAAAGAAGTGAATCAGACTCTTCTCCAGATTCCAAAGCTAAGACACGAGTACCACTTAGAGAAAGGAGTCGGTCTGGGTCGTCTCCAGAGGTTGATAGCAAAGCCCGACCTTCTCCTCGCCGTAGTAGGTCTGGCTCATCCCCTGAAGTTAAAGAGAAGCTGAGAGTGGCACCCAGGGCACAGAGCGGTTCTGATTCTTCTCCTGAACCCAAGGCTCCTGCCCTTCGAGCTCTTCCCAGACGAAGCAGGTCAGGTTCATCGAGCAAAGGCAGAGGCCCTTCTCCTGACGGAAGCAGCAGTTCAGAGTCCTCTCCAGAACACCCACCCAAATCCAGAACTGCTAGAAGAAGCTCTAGGTCATCACCAGAGCCCAAGACCAAGTCCCGCACTCCACCTCGCCGTCGCAGCTCTAGATCGTCTCCTGAGCTGACTAGGAAGGCCAGGCTGTCTCGTAGAAGCCGCTCTGCATCGTCCTCACCAGAGACCCGTTCTAGAACCCCCCCGAGACGTCGAAGAAGTCCTTCAGTGTCTTCCCCAGAGCCAGCTGAAAAGTCAAGATCCTCACGCCGGCGGCGCTCAGCTTCATCCCCACGTGCTAAGACAACTTCAAGGAGAGGCCGTTCTCCTTCACCAAAGCCTCGTGGGCTTCAGAGGTCCCGTTCCCgctcaaggagagagaaaaccagaacAACTCGACGTCGAGATAGGTCTGGATCTTCTCAGTCAACTTCGCGGAGAAGACAGCGGAGCCGGTCGAGGTCTCGGGTCACTCGGCGGCGGAGGGGAGGCTCTGGTTACCACTCAAGGTCACCTGCCCGGCAGGAGAGTTCCCGAACTTCTTCCCGACGCCGAAGAGGCCGTTCTCGGACACCCCCAGCCAGTCGGAAGCGGTCCCGCTCTCGTACATCACCAGCTCCGTGGAAACGCTCACGGTCTCGGGCCTCTCCAGCCACTCACCGACGGTCCAGGTCCAGAACACCTTTGGTCAGCCGCCGTAGGTCCAGGTCTCGAACTTCACCAGTCAGTCGGAGACGATCAAGGTCCAGGACATCAGTGACTCGACGAAGATCTCGATCCAGAGCATCGCCAGTGAGTCGAAGGCGATCCAGGTCTAGAACACCACCAGTAACCCGCCGTCGTTCAAGATCCAGAACCCCAACACGCCGGCGCTCCCGTTCCAGAACTCCACCGGTGACTCGAAGAAGGTCCAGATCTAGGACTCCACCAGTGACCAGGAGGCGATCTCGAAGCAGAACTTCCCCTATCGCTCGCAGAAGATCGAGATCCAGAACGTCTCCAGTCACCCGTAGGAGATCTCGATCTCGCACATCTCCAGTAACTCGAAGGAGGTCCCGCTCTCGAACCTCTCCGGTGACACGCCGCCGATCTCGGTCCCGAACACCTCCTGCTATTCGGCGTCGCTCTAGATCTCGGACCCCACTGTTGCCACGCAAGCGTTCTCGAAGTCGCTCTCCCCTTGCCATCCGTCGCCGTTCCAGATCCCGTACTCCACGAACAACTCGGGGCAAACGGTCCTTAACAAGATCTCCTCCCGCCATCCGAAGACGTTCTGCATCCGGAAGTAGTTCTGATCGTTCACGTTCTGCTACTCCTCCGGCAACGAGAAATCATTCTGGTTCTCGGACCCCTCCAGTAGCGCTCAATAGCTCCAGAATGAGCTGTTTCAGTCGTCCTAGCATGTCACCAACTCCTCTGGACCGCTGTCGATCACCTGGAATGCTAGAACCCCTTGGCAGCTCTAGAACACCTATGTCTGTCCTGCAGCAAGCTGGTGGCTCCATGATGGATGGTCCAGGTCCCCGAATTCCTGATCACCCGAGAACATCTGTGCCAGAAAATCATGCACAGTCTAGAATCGCACTTGCCCTGACAGCCATCAGTCTTGGCACTGCTCGGCCGCCTCCATCCATGTCTGCTGCTGGCCTTGCTGCAAGAATGTCCCAGGTCCCAGCTCCAGTGCCTCTCATGAGTCTCAGAACGGCTCCAGCTGCCAGTCTTGCCAGCAGGATTCCTGCAGCTTCTGCAGCAGCGATGAATCTGGCCGGTGCCAGGACACCTGCCATACCAACAGCAGTGAACCTGGCTGACTCCAGAACGCCAGCTGCGGCAGCAGCCATGAACTTGGCCAGCCCCAGAACAGCAGTGGCACCTTCTGCTGTGAACCTCGCTGACCCTCGCACCCCTACAGCCCCGGCTGTGAATCTAGCAGGAGCCAGAACCCCGGCTGCCTTGGCAGCTCTGAGTCTCACCGGCTCTGGCACTCCCCCGACCGCTGCAAACTATCCCTCCAGCTCCAGAACAGCCCAGGCTGCAGCCCCTGCAAACCTGGTGGGTCCTAGATCTGCACATGCTACAGCTCCTGTGAATATTGCCAGCTCCAGAACCCCTCCAGCCATGGCACCTGCAAGCCTCACCAGTGCTAGGATGGCTCCAGCCTTGTCTGGTGCAAACCTTACCAGTCCCCGGGTGCCCCTCACTGCTTACGAACGTGTTAGTGGTAGAACCTCACCACCACTTCTTGACCGAGCCAGATCCAGAACCCCACCAGGAGGCCCAGGCTCCAGAACCCCACCGTCTGCCCTCAGCCAGTCTAGAATGACCTCTGAGCGGGCTCCCTCTCCTTCTAGAATGGTCCAGGCTTCCTCCCAGTGTGTTCTTCCTCCAGCTCAGGATCGACCTAGGTCCCCTGTGCCATCTGCTTTTTCTGACCAGTCCCGAGCTTTGCTTGCCCAGACCACCCCTGTAGCAGGGTCTCAGTCCCTCTCCTCTGGGACGGTGGCAAAGACCACGTCCTCTGCTGGTGACCACAACGGCATGCTCTCTGGTCCTGTCCCTGGGGTGTCCCACCCTGAGGGTGGGGAAACACCGGCCTCCACGGGGGCCCAGCAGCCTTCTGCATTGGCCACCCTGCAGCCGGCAAAGGAGCGGCGgagttcctcctcctcctcctcatccagctcctcctcttcatcctcgTCAtcgtcctcttcctcctcctcttcctccggTTCCAGTTCTAGCGACTCGGAGGGCTCTAGCCTTCCTGCTCAACCTGAGGTAGCGCTGAAGAG ggtccccagccccaccccggcccccaaGGAGGCTGTTCGAGAGGGACGTCCTCCGGAGCCGACCCCGGCCAAGCGGAAGAGGCGCTCCAGTAGCTCCAgttccagctcctcctcctcctcttcctcctcctcctcctcttcctcctcctcctcttcctcctcctcctcctcctcctcttcgtcctcctcttcctcctctacttcttcgtccccctcccccgctaaGCCTGGCCCTCAGGCCTTGCCCAAACCTGCAAGCCCCAAGAAGCCACCCCCCGGCGAGCGGAG GTCCCGTAGTCCCCGGAAGCCAATAGATTCCCTCCGAGATTCTCGGTCCCTCAGCTACTCGCCTGCGGAGCGCCGCCGCCCTTCGCCTCAGCCCTCGCCACGGGACCAGCAGAG TAGCAGCGAGCGGGGTTCCCGCAGAGGCCAGCGTGGGGACAGCCGCTCCCCTGGCCACAAGCGCAGGAGGGAGACACCCAGCCCCCGCCCCGTGCGGCACCGCTCGTCCAG GTCTCCTTGA